From Trichoplusia ni isolate ovarian cell line Hi5 chromosome 20, tn1, whole genome shotgun sequence, a single genomic window includes:
- the LOC113503659 gene encoding phosphoglucomutase yields the protein MPGVVTVNTNPYEGQKPGTSGLRKKVKVFVQENYTENFIQAILDSNKDSLAGSTLVVGGDGRYLVKETVDKIIKISAANGVGKLLVGQNGILSTPAVSCLIRKYKALGGIVLTASHNPGGIDNDFGIKFNCANGGPAPDANTNQIYAITTTINQYKIVPDIVCDITKLGVSNYEVGGNKFTVEVIDSVNDYVAYMKEIFDFAQIKTLIQGSGQRKPFNVLIDSMNGVTGPYVKRIFIDELGAKEANVRRIIPLEDFGGAHPDPNLTYAADLVNAVKAGDYDFGAAFDGDGDRNMIIGRGAFFVTPSDSLAVLANHLHHIPYFQRTGVKGFARSMPTAAAVDRVAAATGNEMFEVPTGWKYFGNLMDAGRLSLCGEESFGTGSDHIREKDGLWAALAWLSVLAAKGQGVEDILKAHWAQFGRNYFTRYDYEECASDPCNEMMQVLEKTITSPGFVGSSHSSGDKTYVVKEADNFSYMDPIDQSVAMKQGLRIIFEDGSRIVLRLSGTGSSGATVRLYIDSYEAKNVLGDAQVMLKPLIDVALQLSRLQHYTGRDAPTVIT from the exons atgcctGGTGTCGTTACGGTTAACACTAACCCCTACGAGGGTCAAAAGCCGGGTACAAGTGGTTTACgtaaaaaagttaaagtttttgttCAAGAAAACTATACGGAGAATTTTATACAAGCTATTTTAGATTCAAATAAGGACTCCTTGGCTGGGAGCACGTTAGTTGTTGGCGGGGACGGCCGGTATCTAGTGAAGGAGACTGTCGACAAAATTATTAAGATCTCGGCTGCCAATGGG gtgGGAAAACTGCTAGTTGGTCAAAATGGTATCCTGTCAACTCCTGCCGTGTCATGCCTCATCAGGAAATACAAGGCTCTgg GTGGCATCGTCCTCACCGCCTCCCACAACCCTGGCGGTATCGACAATGACTTCGGCATCAAGTTCAACTGCGCCAACGGTGGCCCCGCGCCAGACGCCAACACCAACCAGATATACGCGATCACGACGACCATCAACCAGTACAAAATAGTACCGGATATTGTGTGCGATATTACTAAACTTGGAGTCAGTAATTATGAG GTTGGTGGCAACAAATTCACAGTAGAAGTCATAGACTCAGTGAACGACTATGTGGCTTACATGAAGGAGATCTTCGATTTCGCGCAGATCAAAACTCTCATCCAGGGATCCGGACAGAGGAAACCCTTCAACGTCCTCATTGACTCTATGAATGGAG TGACGGGTCCCTACGTAAAGCGCATATTTATTGACGAGCTGGGAGCTAAAGAAGCCAACGTCCGTCGCATCATACCGCTGGAGGACTTCGGCGGCGCCCATCCGGATCCAAACCTCACGTACGCCGCTGACCTTGTGAACGCGGTGAAGGCGGGGGACTACGACTTCGGAGCTGCTTTTGATGGTGACG GTGACAGGAACATGATAATCGGTAGAGGCGCGTTCTTCGTGACCCCCTCCGACTCGCTGGCTGTCCTCGCGAACCACCTCCACCACATCCCCTACTTCCAGCGCACCGGCGTGAAGGGCTTCGCCCGCAGTATGCCCACCGCTGCGGCAGTGGACAGGGTCGCCGCTGCTACGGGCAATGAGATGTTTGAAGTGCCTACTG GTTGGAAATACTTTGGCAACTTAATGGACGCGGGCAGACTCTCACTCTGCGGTGAGGAAAGCTTCGGCACCGGGTCTGATCACATCAGAGAGAAGGACGGTCTGTGGGCGGCGCTGGCGTGGCTCTCCGTACTGGCCGCCAAGGGACAAGGCGTCGAGGACATTCTCAAGGCTCACTGGGCGCAGTTCGGCAGGAACTACTTTACCAG GTACGATTACGAGGAGTGCGCCAGCGACCCCTGTAACGAGATGATGCAGGTGTTGGAGAAGACCATCACCTCTCCCGGCTTCGTGGGATCCTCCCACTCCAGCGGGGACAAGACCTACGTCGTCAAAGAAGCCGACAACTTCTCTTACATGGACCCCATCGACCAGAGTGTTGCTATGAAACAG GGTCTTCGCATCATCTTCGAGGACGGCTCCCGTATCGTGCTGCGACTGAGTGGTACCGGCAGTTCTGGGGCCACAGTCAG GTTATACATAGACTCGTACGAGGCTAAGAACGTGTTGGGCGATGCTCAGGTGATGTTGAAGCCGCTCATAGATGTCGCTCTGCAGTTGTCCCGGCTTCAACACTACACCGGCCGGGACGCGCCCACCGTCATCACGTAA
- the LOC113503660 gene encoding sodium-coupled neutral amino acid transporter 9 homolog isoform X2, with amino-acid sequence MSRAEAEPLLQGAATPTYRAISTESIDSLGPAEISARDILSTFNKQFEKSIKPERNKQSSLVTIFSVWNTIMGSSLLTMAWGVERAGLPAALALVAFMAALCLYTAYVLLTVNKHHGSDSCEVPALCRALLGRGAEALAHVFSLLVLLGANVVYWILITNFLYFTVNYLVDLNTSNTTVYNTSLLCPHNVNQSLMIAEPEADSVYWGLHTTVPLYVALIVFPLLNFRDVSFFTKFNSLGTLSVVYLLVFVIVKGYTWGINIGTIFTETHPIKNAAVLSGMLALSFYIHNIIITIMSNNARQDKNGRDLTIAFILVTVTYTLVGAVFYICFPLAKSCIEDNLLNNFEMHDVMTAVARILLLFQVVTVYPLVAFMLRSEAILLLPLKQSRCLTVLINVAIMSMCVLVACFCPSIGTIIRYTGAVSGLVHIFALPSFLQIRSLQLRGKLTWWKTLFYAAIVLFGAGNLLMQFFINE; translated from the exons ATGTCCCGGGCGGAGGCCGAGCCGCTGCTGCAGGGCGCCGCCACCCCCACCTACAGGGCCATCAGCACAGAGAGCATCGACTCCTTG GGCCCAGCAGAAATATCGGCACGAGACATCCTCTCCACATTTAACAAACAATTCGAGAAGTCGATAAAACCAGAAAGGAATAAACAGAGTTCTCTAGTCACTAT TTTTTCAGTATGGAACACGATAATGGGCTCGTCCCTGCTGACGATGGCGTGGGGTGTGGAGCGCGCGGGGCTGCCGGCCGCGCTGGCGCTGGTCGCGTTCATGGCCGCGCTCTGTCTCTACACCGCTTATGTCCTGCTCACCGTCAACAAGCATCATG GCAGCGACAGCTGCGAGGTGCCGGCGCTGTGCCGCGCGCTGCTGGGGCGCGGCGCGGAGGCGCTGGCGCACGTGTTCTCGCTGCTCGTGCTGCTCGGCGCCAACGTCGTCTACTGGATACTCATCACCAACTTCCTGTACTTCACCGTCAACTATCTCGTGG ATCTCAACACATCAAACACGACGGTATACAACACGAGCCTGCTGTGCCCTCACAACGTGAACCAGTCCCTCATGATAGCTGAACCCGAAGCCGACTCCGTGTACTGGGGGCTCCACACCACAGTACCACTCTACGTGGCGCTCATCGTCTTCCCACTACTCAACTTTAGAGATGTGTCCTTCTTTACCAAGTTCAACTCTTTAG GCACGCTATCAGTAGTGTACCTGCTCGTGTTCGTGATAGTGAAGGGCTACACGTGGGGCATCAACATCGGGACCATCTTCACAGAGACACACCCCATCAAGAACGCGGCGGTACTCAGCGGGATGCTGGCCCTGTCCTTCTATATACACAACATTATTATCACTATCATGAGTAATAATGCTAGGCAGGATAAGAAT GGTAGAGACCTTACGATAGCATTCATACTAGTCACAGTAACATACACGCTAGTCGGAGCTGTCTTCTACATCTGTTTTCCTCTCGCCAAGTCCTGTATTGAAGAT aactTATTGAACAACTTCGAAATGCATGACGTCATGACTGCGGTTGCTAGAATATTACTTCTGTTTCAA GTGGTCACGGTGTACCCGCTGGTGGCCTTCATGCTCCGCTCGGAGGCGATCCTGCTGCTGCCGCTGAAGCAGTCCCGCTGCCTCACCGTCCTCATCAACGTGGCCATCATGAGCATGTGCGTGCTGGTCGCCTGCTTCTGTCCGAGCATAGGGACCATCATCAG ATACACGGGTGCAGTAAGCGGGCTAGTCCACATCTTCGCGTTACCCTCATTCCTACAGATCCGGTCGCTACAGCTACGCGGTAAGCTGACCTGGTGGAAGACCCTCTTCTATGCTGCTATCGTACTCTTCGGAGCTGGAAACTTGCTCATGCAGTTCTTTATTAATGAATAA
- the LOC113503660 gene encoding sodium-coupled neutral amino acid transporter 9 homolog isoform X1, with amino-acid sequence MRYVEKIMARTREDDSAASSVRSTDSYEIFGSACSDITDCEYCEDRRRFYEKHKSYYNSPSITSHSYYSAMSRAEAEPLLQGAATPTYRAISTESIDSLGPAEISARDILSTFNKQFEKSIKPERNKQSSLVTIFSVWNTIMGSSLLTMAWGVERAGLPAALALVAFMAALCLYTAYVLLTVNKHHGSDSCEVPALCRALLGRGAEALAHVFSLLVLLGANVVYWILITNFLYFTVNYLVDLNTSNTTVYNTSLLCPHNVNQSLMIAEPEADSVYWGLHTTVPLYVALIVFPLLNFRDVSFFTKFNSLGTLSVVYLLVFVIVKGYTWGINIGTIFTETHPIKNAAVLSGMLALSFYIHNIIITIMSNNARQDKNGRDLTIAFILVTVTYTLVGAVFYICFPLAKSCIEDNLLNNFEMHDVMTAVARILLLFQVVTVYPLVAFMLRSEAILLLPLKQSRCLTVLINVAIMSMCVLVACFCPSIGTIIRYTGAVSGLVHIFALPSFLQIRSLQLRGKLTWWKTLFYAAIVLFGAGNLLMQFFINE; translated from the exons AATATTCGGGAGTGCGTGTTCAGACATAACGGACTGTGAATATTGTGAGGATCGGAGAAGATTCTACGAGAAACATAAAAG TTATTACAACTCTCCGAGCATCACCAGCCACAGCTACTACAGCGCCATGTCCCGGGCGGAGGCCGAGCCGCTGCTGCAGGGCGCCGCCACCCCCACCTACAGGGCCATCAGCACAGAGAGCATCGACTCCTTG GGCCCAGCAGAAATATCGGCACGAGACATCCTCTCCACATTTAACAAACAATTCGAGAAGTCGATAAAACCAGAAAGGAATAAACAGAGTTCTCTAGTCACTAT TTTTTCAGTATGGAACACGATAATGGGCTCGTCCCTGCTGACGATGGCGTGGGGTGTGGAGCGCGCGGGGCTGCCGGCCGCGCTGGCGCTGGTCGCGTTCATGGCCGCGCTCTGTCTCTACACCGCTTATGTCCTGCTCACCGTCAACAAGCATCATG GCAGCGACAGCTGCGAGGTGCCGGCGCTGTGCCGCGCGCTGCTGGGGCGCGGCGCGGAGGCGCTGGCGCACGTGTTCTCGCTGCTCGTGCTGCTCGGCGCCAACGTCGTCTACTGGATACTCATCACCAACTTCCTGTACTTCACCGTCAACTATCTCGTGG ATCTCAACACATCAAACACGACGGTATACAACACGAGCCTGCTGTGCCCTCACAACGTGAACCAGTCCCTCATGATAGCTGAACCCGAAGCCGACTCCGTGTACTGGGGGCTCCACACCACAGTACCACTCTACGTGGCGCTCATCGTCTTCCCACTACTCAACTTTAGAGATGTGTCCTTCTTTACCAAGTTCAACTCTTTAG GCACGCTATCAGTAGTGTACCTGCTCGTGTTCGTGATAGTGAAGGGCTACACGTGGGGCATCAACATCGGGACCATCTTCACAGAGACACACCCCATCAAGAACGCGGCGGTACTCAGCGGGATGCTGGCCCTGTCCTTCTATATACACAACATTATTATCACTATCATGAGTAATAATGCTAGGCAGGATAAGAAT GGTAGAGACCTTACGATAGCATTCATACTAGTCACAGTAACATACACGCTAGTCGGAGCTGTCTTCTACATCTGTTTTCCTCTCGCCAAGTCCTGTATTGAAGAT aactTATTGAACAACTTCGAAATGCATGACGTCATGACTGCGGTTGCTAGAATATTACTTCTGTTTCAA GTGGTCACGGTGTACCCGCTGGTGGCCTTCATGCTCCGCTCGGAGGCGATCCTGCTGCTGCCGCTGAAGCAGTCCCGCTGCCTCACCGTCCTCATCAACGTGGCCATCATGAGCATGTGCGTGCTGGTCGCCTGCTTCTGTCCGAGCATAGGGACCATCATCAG ATACACGGGTGCAGTAAGCGGGCTAGTCCACATCTTCGCGTTACCCTCATTCCTACAGATCCGGTCGCTACAGCTACGCGGTAAGCTGACCTGGTGGAAGACCCTCTTCTATGCTGCTATCGTACTCTTCGGAGCTGGAAACTTGCTCATGCAGTTCTTTATTAATGAATAA